The Bernardetia sp. sequence GACTTCTTTTGCAAAGTCTGTTACGACAGCAGGACAGCGAAAACTTTTTTGAAGATTCAGACTAGGAAAATCTGTATTAGATAGCGAATTGATAGCACTTCGCCACCCATAAATCTGTTGATGTTCGTCTCCAACAATAAGCCGAGTAGCTTCTTGATTCATAAAAATATCCAACATCACAGGCGAAGCATCTTGTCCTTCATCGAAGAGAATCCAATCAAAGGACAGTTTAGGATTTGAAAGTTGGTATTTTTTGAGATAAAAATCGTGTGTTATCGGAATTTGAGTATCACTCATTTTTTCAAAAAGCCACTTTACTTGTCTTTCTAATTGGTCATAATTTTTTTGAACAAAAGAAAGTCCTTTTCGTGGTGTGAGCTTTTCAGTATAATCAAAGTTTGAAATATGTGTTTCCGTACTTTGACAAAAGGCATCAAAAAAATCCTTTGTATGGCGAGCCAAAAGATAGCTATTTGTAGCTTCTCTCTCTGACAAATGAAAATAATTTTTAATAGAAGAGAGCGACAAATCCAAGACCAAAGGCGATTTTTTCTTTTTAAAAAGACTTCTGTATGCCAATGAGTGTGCCGTTTCTACCCAAAGTGTTGGAATATCGTTTTGTCCACTTAGTCGTAATTTTCTTAAAATTTCTTCTTTGATAGCTCTATTAAAAGCTAGATATAACATAAAACCTTCGCCCTCTCGCTTTTTGGCATACTCTAAAAGAGCTGTCGTTTTTCCAGAACCAGCTACAGCTTCCACCTTCAAATCGCCTTCTGATTCGATGATAGATTCTTGCTCTTGGGTAAAATTAGGTTGTATGTTATTTTTCAAGTGCATTATTTTTTATAAACTCATTCGTGCAAGTGGGGCTACCGTTTGGTCAGTAAATTCTCCTTTCAAAAATTTGTAGTGTGCAGCCATTGCAATCATAGCAGCATTGTCGGTACAATATTCCATTTTGGGAATAAAAATATCCCAGTTTTTTTCTTTTCCTAATTCTGTCATTCTTTTTCTAAGCTCTGAATTGGCAGAAACACCTCCAGCAATCGCAATCTGATTAATCCCTTCTTGCTGTGCTGCTTGAATAATTTTTCTTAAAAGTGTTTCTATAAGTGTATGCTGAATAGTTGCACAAATATCATTAATGTTTTCTTTTATGAAATTCGGATTTTTCTGTTCTTGTTTTCTGATATAATAGAGAATTGCCGTTTTGAGTCCAGAAAATGAAAAATCAAGGTTGGGCAAATCTACTTTTGGTAAACCATAGTCTTTTACTGTTCCTTTTTGAGCTAGTTTATCAATTTCTACTCCTCCTGGATAAGGCAAACCTAATATTTTGGCAGTTTTGTCAAAGGCTTCTCCTACGGCATCGTCTTGTGTTGTTCCAATAACTTCCATTTCTAAATGGTCTTTTACCAAAACAATTTGTGTATGTCCACCCGAAACGGTCAAACATAAAAACGGAAATTTTGGCTTAGGCTCATCAATAAAATGAGCTAATACATGTGCTTGCATGTGATTGACTTCAATGAGTGGAATCTCCAAACTAAGAGCCAACGATTTGGCAAATGCCGTTCCGACAATCAAAGCTCCCAAAAGTCCCGGACCACGAGTAAATGCAATCGCATCTAGCTCTTTTTGAGAAATACCTGCTTCTTTCAATGCTTCCATCACGACAGGAACAATATTTTGCTGATGTGCCCTAGAAGCCAACTCTGGAACAACTCCACCATACGCACGATGAATAGCTTGTGTAGCAATCAGATTGCTTTTTACTTCTCCATTTATAATTACGGCAGCCGAAGTTTCATCACAACTTGACTCAATGGCTAATATTTTTGTCATATTTTTGTAAATAATCAATCAAACCCTAAGGGTTTCAAATATAAAAAAATGAATCTATCAAAAATTCAATCTTTTTTAAAATCATTTCAAAAACCCATTCACTCACGCATTGCACCTACTCCCTCTGGCTTTTTACACAAAGGTAATGCTTTTTCTTTCCTCTTGACGTGGATATTGGTCAGAAAAACAGAAGGAACGCTCACTTTACGCATCGATGACATAGACAAAAGTCGAAAACGAACAGAATATCTGCAAGATATTTTTGATACACTTCATTTTTTAGAAATGGATTGGGACAAAGGAGCAAAAGACTCCCAAGATTTTGAAAAGAATTACTCTCAACATCATTTTTTAGAAATGTATCAAAACGAAATTGAAGTTTTAAAAACTAAAAATGCTGTTTTTGAATGTGATTGTTCTCGTTCTGTAGTACAAGCTCGTCATGCTGAAAGTAAAAATGTTTATGATGGGTTTTGTTTTAATAATTCTGATAAAAAAATTACAAAAAAAACAGCTCTTCGAATAAACACTGATATTTCTATTGCTAAGTCTGTTCAAATAGATGATATTTTAAATGAAAGCCTAACTGTCAATATTCATAAAAAAATGCCTTACTTCATTGCTCAAAAAAAAGACAAGCTACCATCTTATCAACTTGTTTCCTTGATAGATGATTGTAGAATGAATATAAATGTTGTAGTAAGAGGTTCAGACTTGATACATTCAACAGCTGCACAGCTTTTTTTGGCAAATATTTTAGAAAAAAAATTGTTCTTAGAAACTACATTTCTCCATCACAATTTGATAGAAGATACAGAAGGAAATAAAATTTCTAAATCGGCTGGAAATAAATATGATTCTTTTTCAGTAAAATATTTTAGAGAAAATGGAGGCACAAAAGAGATATTTTTAAGACAGTTTTGTGAGTGGTTAGGAATAGAATCAAAGAAAAGTTTAGAAGCTATTTTAGATTCACTTTAATTGTTGAAATGTTGATTTTAGAAAACAGAATTTTGAAAAAAGATTAGTTATAGCTAATTTGATAGACTGAAATCTCCCTGCTAATTTTATCTTACTTTCTTGTTACTATCTTTCTACAATTTTTCATTGATTATGAATAAAAATTTCTACCATATTGCTACGTTTCTCTTAGTTTTTTTTATAAAAATCAATGCCATTTATGCTCAAGACAAAGCTCCAAAAACATCCCCAGACTCTACCATGAGGCACTCTTTTGAGGCAAGTTTGCAAGAACTTTTAGATGAGGAAGTAGATTATGAAAATCTTTGGTCGAATGCACGAGTAATGACAGCTAGTAGGAGTGTAGAGCGTATTGGAACAGCTCCAGCAACCATTTATGTCATCACAGACGAACAAATCAGACAGCGAGGTTATACGTCTTTAGAAGATGTTTTGGGTGATATTCCAGAAATTGAAATCCAACAGAAGGCAAATACTTATACTAATAGTTATTATTCTATTCGTGGAATTGGTGGAAACGAGCGTTTTGTAATTCTACAAGACGGAATCCGTATCAGTTCTATTACTGGGGTTTTGCATCCTGTACAGCACAATTTTGCCATTTATCATGCCAAACAAATTGAGGTTATTTTAGGTCCTGCTTCAGCTTTATATGGAGCAGATGCCTTCTCTGGAATTATCAATATCATTACTAAAAATGGCGCAGAAATAAAAGGAGCAGAGGTCAATAGTTCGTATGGTAGATTCAATACAGTTGATAATTCATTTGTAGCAGGAGCAGCCATCAAAGATATTTCGGTAATGATTTATGGAAAACAGTATTATTCGGCAGAGCCAAACTTTCCAGAATTTTATCCAGAAGATTATGATTGGTATATCAATCGTTATCAGACCAATGGCGAGGTTTTGGTAAGTCAGTTTGTACCAGACCTTACCAGAACAGTAGAAATTGAGCCTTTTGCTATGCCTACACAAGCCTATAATGTTGGAACAAAAGTAAACGTAGGTGAAAATTTTTCAGTAGGATTTACCTATCATAAGCAATATCATTCTACTTCAGTAGCCAACCGACCAGAATATACCTTGTTTAAAAAAGACATTCGTTATGGAACAAATATCAGTAATATTTACACTTCTTTTCAAAGAACGATAGACAAACTCTATTTTAGAACTATCGCTTCTTTCAACTCTTTTACAGTAGATGACGATTCTCACTTTGAAAATGTCTATTCAGGTTATCAGAAAGGGTACAAATATGCTTCTGAATCAGCCTTTCAGTTTGACCAGCAGTTTCAATATTATTTTACTGACAAGACCAACCTAACATTTGGTGTTCTTTTTCAAAATGCAAAAGCACTTCCACAAACAGGCGACTTGCCTTTTCCTTATGATGGAAATGACCCACGCTTTTCAACAAGACAATATTATATTGGAACAAATGTAAATGATTCGGCAGGAAATGATTTGAGTATTTATCAAGATTTTTACTGGACACAATATCAGACTTATGGTGTATATGCACAGTTCAAAACCAGTTTTGCAGAGCGTTTGTATATGACTTTGGGAACTCGTTATGATTATAATACTCGTTATGAGGGAGCTTTCAATCCTCGTGTTGGACTTGTTTTTTCACCTGATGCAAAATTCAATATCAAACTTTTATATGGGCAGGCATTTTTAGCCCCTTCCAACCAAAAAACATTTCAGCAGTTTGGCGATTTTATACCTATTACAAATGATAACAATCAAATTACTGGTTTTACACTTCCATTTTATCATCTTCCAAACCCTCGTTTACGTCCAGAGCTTAATCGAACGATTGAGTTAAATTCATCTTTTGCACCTACCAATAATTTACGTTTTAGTGCAGATATTTATCATAATACTTTGACAGGAGTGATTATAGATGTAATTGAATCAGGCAAAACATTTAAGGGTATTGATGTTTCGGCTGCCGAAATACCTGCTAATCAAGGAAATTCTACCACTTATGGAGGAACTTTTCAAGCTATCTATCATAAAACGTTTGGCGATTGGAAAGTACATACCAACTTTGCCTACTCTTATTCTGATGGAGAATTAAATGACGAAGAGCTTCCTCTTAGTGCTATGCACACGCTACGACTTTTAGGAGAGTTTTCATACAAAAACTTTGATTTTACACCCTCTATTCTTTACAGAAGTACTAGCTATCATACTACTTTTAAAGATGACACTGGCGAACCCCTTGGAAATACTCCTTTTTGGGTAGCTTCTTTGTATGCAGGTTACACTATAAAAGAAAAATTCACTGTCTTTACTCGTTTTAGAAACCTTTTAGATGCTCGTTATTACAATACTTCTGTTCCAAATGTAACAACTTTTATTGGTGTTCCTCAAGACCCATTACGATGGAATGTAGGAATTAATTGGAAGTTTTAATTAAAAAATAGGATTAGAAAGGATAGCTCTATCAATAGAATCTTGACGTTGTTTTTCTCTAAGTCTTAACTTTCGCATCTGTTCTTCATACTCTGGAGTAAGTTTATATTCTTCTCGTTCTACTTTTCGCTTTATTCTGATGAGCGAATTAGCATAATCTGTATTTAGTGAATCTGCTTGGTATGCTTTTTCAAAATAATTACGTGCAATTTTGAAACGCTCTAATTTGTCTGTTGGTTGATAGAGTTTGTATTCATACAGATAACCTAATAAATAGTTAGCTATCTTTTGAGATGGTTTTTGGGACAATACTTTTTTCAAGTAATACTCTGATTGAATGTAATACTTTTTTTCATACATATATATACCTACCTGTAAAGCAGCTTCATCTAATGTAGAGTCTTGCTCAACAGCTTTTCTATACCACACTATCGAACTATCTCTTTTATTCAGATTACTCCATGTATTTCCATAATGTAGAGAAAGTTGAGCTAATGTTCTGTCATTTTCTTTATTTCTTACTGTTTCAGAGCTTAGTTTCTGAAAAGCAATTTGAGCCTCTCTCCATGCATTTTTTGGAAGCTCTGAAGTATTATAGACTTTAACAAGTTCTGTATAGGCTGGAATATATGTACTATCTTTCTGAATAGCTTGTCTTAGAAATGGAATAGCTTTAGTGGTGTCATTTTTCTTATTCCAAATTACACCTTGGTAATACAATGTTTCTACCTTTTCTC is a genomic window containing:
- a CDS encoding TonB-dependent receptor plug domain-containing protein — translated: MNKNFYHIATFLLVFFIKINAIYAQDKAPKTSPDSTMRHSFEASLQELLDEEVDYENLWSNARVMTASRSVERIGTAPATIYVITDEQIRQRGYTSLEDVLGDIPEIEIQQKANTYTNSYYSIRGIGGNERFVILQDGIRISSITGVLHPVQHNFAIYHAKQIEVILGPASALYGADAFSGIINIITKNGAEIKGAEVNSSYGRFNTVDNSFVAGAAIKDISVMIYGKQYYSAEPNFPEFYPEDYDWYINRYQTNGEVLVSQFVPDLTRTVEIEPFAMPTQAYNVGTKVNVGENFSVGFTYHKQYHSTSVANRPEYTLFKKDIRYGTNISNIYTSFQRTIDKLYFRTIASFNSFTVDDDSHFENVYSGYQKGYKYASESAFQFDQQFQYYFTDKTNLTFGVLFQNAKALPQTGDLPFPYDGNDPRFSTRQYYIGTNVNDSAGNDLSIYQDFYWTQYQTYGVYAQFKTSFAERLYMTLGTRYDYNTRYEGAFNPRVGLVFSPDAKFNIKLLYGQAFLAPSNQKTFQQFGDFIPITNDNNQITGFTLPFYHLPNPRLRPELNRTIELNSSFAPTNNLRFSADIYHNTLTGVIIDVIESGKTFKGIDVSAAEIPANQGNSTTYGGTFQAIYHKTFGDWKVHTNFAYSYSDGELNDEELPLSAMHTLRLLGEFSYKNFDFTPSILYRSTSYHTTFKDDTGEPLGNTPFWVASLYAGYTIKEKFTVFTRFRNLLDARYYNTSVPNVTTFIGVPQDPLRWNVGINWKF
- the tsaD gene encoding tRNA (adenosine(37)-N6)-threonylcarbamoyltransferase complex transferase subunit TsaD, yielding MTKILAIESSCDETSAAVIINGEVKSNLIATQAIHRAYGGVVPELASRAHQQNIVPVVMEALKEAGISQKELDAIAFTRGPGLLGALIVGTAFAKSLALSLEIPLIEVNHMQAHVLAHFIDEPKPKFPFLCLTVSGGHTQIVLVKDHLEMEVIGTTQDDAVGEAFDKTAKILGLPYPGGVEIDKLAQKGTVKDYGLPKVDLPNLDFSFSGLKTAILYYIRKQEQKNPNFIKENINDICATIQHTLIETLLRKIIQAAQQEGINQIAIAGGVSANSELRKRMTELGKEKNWDIFIPKMEYCTDNAAMIAMAAHYKFLKGEFTDQTVAPLARMSL
- a CDS encoding UvrD-helicase domain-containing protein; the encoded protein is MKNNIQPNFTQEQESIIESEGDLKVEAVAGSGKTTALLEYAKKREGEGFMLYLAFNRAIKEEILRKLRLSGQNDIPTLWVETAHSLAYRSLFKKKKSPLVLDLSLSSIKNYFHLSEREATNSYLLARHTKDFFDAFCQSTETHISNFDYTEKLTPRKGLSFVQKNYDQLERQVKWLFEKMSDTQIPITHDFYLKKYQLSNPKLSFDWILFDEGQDASPVMLDIFMNQEATRLIVGDEHQQIYGWRSAINSLSNTDFPSLNLQKSFRCPAVVTDFAKEVVAWKKHIFPNFEANNFEMIPRSASFHQDKKMHAVIARTHLGLIQTAIEWLFESKKVSSIAFEGNFEQYLKLEDGSSIAQLLNLKSKASRKKAFFYDWKQIEETAAASQDRSLKRLVELVKKYGNELPSLLEQLQNRITQPHKADITFTTAHKGKGLEWDIVYLQNDFVKEAQILKATQTKTGKPISEARQQAINEEINILYVALTRAREEVRKIKP
- a CDS encoding tetratricopeptide repeat protein, with translation MYRGSFFFLLIFFSLCFFSACQSDKKQFVETLPPFPDSVTTKISNQVQFLNTQIEQSENNKSKAHYHYKRASLYLSSGKENIALEDIETAISLDSTKGKYYFALAQAYEQREEPEKVMEAAKKAIDMDFTDLELYRLYAYSAFSQEKWSESLMAFEEMAHRTGEKVETLYYQGVIWNKKNDTTKAIPFLRQAIQKDSTYIPAYTELVKVYNTSELPKNAWREAQIAFQKLSSETVRNKENDRTLAQLSLHYGNTWSNLNKRDSSIVWYRKAVEQDSTLDEAALQVGIYMYEKKYYIQSEYYLKKVLSQKPSQKIANYLLGYLYEYKLYQPTDKLERFKIARNYFEKAYQADSLNTDYANSLIRIKRKVEREEYKLTPEYEEQMRKLRLREKQRQDSIDRAILSNPIF
- a CDS encoding glutamate--tRNA ligase family protein gives rise to the protein MNLSKIQSFLKSFQKPIHSRIAPTPSGFLHKGNAFSFLLTWILVRKTEGTLTLRIDDIDKSRKRTEYLQDIFDTLHFLEMDWDKGAKDSQDFEKNYSQHHFLEMYQNEIEVLKTKNAVFECDCSRSVVQARHAESKNVYDGFCFNNSDKKITKKTALRINTDISIAKSVQIDDILNESLTVNIHKKMPYFIAQKKDKLPSYQLVSLIDDCRMNINVVVRGSDLIHSTAAQLFLANILEKKLFLETTFLHHNLIEDTEGNKISKSAGNKYDSFSVKYFRENGGTKEIFLRQFCEWLGIESKKSLEAILDSL